Proteins from a genomic interval of Coprothermobacter sp.:
- a CDS encoding oxidoreductase, with the protein MKNPVRFALIGCGRIAPKHVSALAKIPQARLACVCDLVASKAEAIGEQLGVPWYTEYRDMLGHEPVDVVNVCTESGNHASVSIDVMKRFGCNVIVEKPMALWLSDADAMIQTACEVGVRLFTVKQNRFNGPVQLLKRALDEGRFGRVLMVTSRVRWHRAQEYYDQAPWRGTWVQDGGCVANQAIHYVDLMQWLGGPVSSVYAASRRFLHRMEAEDAAVATWQFQSGALGAFEATTCANPKDLEGSITVLGEKGEVEIAGFAVNQVRTWAFVEERPEDVRIQDANYVPDNVYGFGHEALFRSILDSLSTGQPNMFEGGEGRKALELVTAMYEAMETGMPVKLGTLYPHSRLGGSHVD; encoded by the coding sequence ATGAAGAACCCAGTGCGATTCGCGCTCATAGGGTGCGGACGTATCGCCCCCAAGCATGTCAGCGCCCTCGCCAAGATCCCGCAGGCGCGGCTGGCCTGTGTGTGTGACTTGGTGGCGTCCAAAGCCGAAGCAATTGGCGAGCAGCTTGGCGTGCCGTGGTACACGGAGTACCGCGACATGCTGGGGCATGAACCAGTCGACGTCGTGAACGTCTGTACCGAGAGCGGCAACCATGCCAGCGTGTCAATTGATGTCATGAAGAGGTTTGGCTGCAACGTCATCGTGGAAAAGCCGATGGCACTGTGGCTGTCGGATGCTGATGCAATGATCCAGACGGCATGCGAAGTGGGCGTCCGGCTGTTTACTGTGAAGCAGAACCGGTTCAACGGTCCGGTCCAGCTGCTGAAGCGTGCGCTGGATGAAGGCAGGTTCGGACGTGTCCTGATGGTCACGTCGCGGGTCCGGTGGCACCGGGCACAAGAGTATTATGATCAGGCGCCGTGGCGGGGCACATGGGTCCAGGATGGTGGCTGTGTCGCCAACCAGGCCATCCACTACGTGGACCTCATGCAGTGGCTTGGCGGGCCGGTGTCCTCCGTCTACGCAGCATCGCGCCGTTTTCTTCATCGCATGGAGGCTGAGGACGCTGCGGTAGCGACATGGCAGTTCCAGTCCGGCGCTCTCGGAGCCTTCGAGGCGACGACCTGTGCTAACCCAAAGGACTTGGAAGGTTCCATCACGGTCCTGGGCGAGAAGGGAGAGGTCGAGATCGCAGGGTTCGCTGTCAACCAAGTGCGCACATGGGCATTCGTCGAAGAGCGTCCTGAGGACGTGCGAATTCAGGACGCCAATTATGTTCCGGACAACGTGTACGGATTTGGCCACGAAGCACTGTTTCGGTCTATCCTCGACTCTCTGTCCACCGGACAGCCGAATATGTTTGAGGGTGGTGAGGGTCGCAAAGCTCTGGAACTTGTCACGGCCATGTATGAGGCGATGGAGACCGGGATGCCGGTGAAGCTTGGTACATTATATCCCCACAGTCGTCTCGGAGGTTCGCATGTCGATTAG
- a CDS encoding UDP-3-O-(3-hydroxymyristoyl)glucosamine N-acyltransferase gives MSISPDARIAPDVVVGDNVVIEADVAVGEGCVLGHNVVIRTGSRLGCHVMVGDNTVIGRRPMRSVRSALPPVTDYGPCSIADDVQIGCGCVLYAGVSIGCQVMVADLATVREAVTIGEQTIIGRGVAIENRCTIGKRCKLETNAYITAYSELEDDVFVAPMVATSNDNYMARGNERFKHFKGVTVKRGGRIGVNATILPGRTVGEQGVVAAGSVVTHDVPAQVIVVGNPAHVFRDVPEDQLLENQEGKK, from the coding sequence ATGTCGATTAGTCCAGACGCGCGCATCGCACCAGACGTGGTCGTGGGCGACAATGTGGTCATCGAGGCCGACGTCGCGGTGGGTGAGGGCTGTGTGCTGGGGCACAATGTGGTCATCCGGACTGGAAGTCGCCTGGGCTGCCATGTCATGGTGGGGGACAACACCGTCATTGGGCGGCGTCCCATGCGCAGTGTTCGGTCTGCACTGCCTCCCGTGACGGACTACGGTCCGTGCAGCATCGCGGACGATGTCCAGATCGGTTGTGGCTGTGTCCTGTATGCAGGTGTCTCCATCGGGTGCCAGGTCATGGTAGCCGACTTGGCGACCGTGCGCGAGGCGGTCACCATCGGTGAGCAGACGATTATCGGACGTGGCGTTGCCATCGAGAATCGCTGCACGATAGGGAAACGCTGCAAGCTGGAGACCAACGCGTACATCACTGCGTATTCTGAGCTGGAGGACGATGTCTTTGTTGCCCCCATGGTGGCAACATCCAATGACAACTACATGGCACGTGGCAATGAGCGCTTCAAGCATTTCAAAGGCGTTACGGTCAAGCGCGGTGGCCGCATCGGCGTCAACGCGACCATTCTGCCTGGCCGGACGGTCGGTGAGCAGGGTGTCGTGGCGGCTGGGTCTGTCGTGACGCACGATGTCCCTGCACAAGTCATTGTCGTGGGCAATCCAGCACACGTCTTCCGGGATGTGCCAGAGGACCAGCTGCTGGAGAACCAGGAGGGAAAGAAATGA